One genomic segment of Polyodon spathula isolate WHYD16114869_AA unplaced genomic scaffold, ASM1765450v1 scaffolds_1830, whole genome shotgun sequence includes these proteins:
- the LOC121310208 gene encoding collagen alpha-1(XII) chain-like, giving the protein MSWRRSFNRIQGYKVTVVPTTDGPAKDLNLPATASETLITDLIPDIEYVVTINSYDEKEESLPIFGQLTIQSSGTSPRGPRVRKPDTQVVVKCSVSALADLVFLVDGSWSVGRENFKYIRNIIAAITSAFDIGEDKTRVGIVQYSTDTRTEFNLNQYFNRGELLKAINTLPYKGGNTMTGEAMDYLIKNTFTEASGARKGFPKVAVIITDGKSQDPVENYARKLRNIGVEIFVLGIKGADVDEMRQVASSPFHKHVFNVANFNLIKDVQHELISQVCAGVDEQLNELVSGEE; this is encoded by the exons ATGTCATGGAGGCGGTCATTCAATAGAATACAGGGATACAAAGTGACAGTGGTTCCTACTACAG ATGGTCCTGCTAAAGATCTGAATCTCCCAGCTACTGCCTCAGAGACATTAATTACAGATTTAATTCCAGATATAGAGTATGTAGTAACCATAAATTCATATGATGAAAAGGAAGAAAGTTTACCAATCTTTGGCCAACTCACAa TTCAGTCAAGCGGTACATCACCGAGAGGACCACGAGTGAGGAAACCCGACACCCAGGTTGTTGTTA AATGCTCCGTAAGTGCGCTGGCAGATTTAGTTTTTCTTGTCGATGGCTCATGGAGTGTTGGGAGAGAGAATTTCAAATACATAAGAAACATAATTGCTGCGATCACATCTGCTTTTGACATTGGGGAGGATAAAACCAGAGTTGGCATTGTGCAGTACAGTACGGATACCAGGACTGAATTCAACTTAAACCAATACTTTAACAGAGGTGAACTGCTCAAAGCAATAAATACCCTGCCTTATAAAGGAGGAAACACAATGACAG GTGAAGCCATGgattacttaattaaaaacacatttactgagGCATCTGGAGCCAGGAAAGGATTTCCCAAAGTGGCAGTGATCATCACTGATGGGAAATCACAGGACCCTGTGGAGAATTATGCAAGGAAGCTTCGGAATATTGGCGTAGAGATTTTCGTTTTAG GAATCAAAGGAGCAGATGTAGACGAAATGAGACAAGTGGCCTCCAGCCCCTTTCACAAGCATGTGTTTAACGTAGCTAACTTCAACCTGATTAAAGACGTACAGCATGAACTAATTTCCCAAGTGTGTGCTGGCGTTGATGAGCAGCTCAATGAACTTGTGAGTGGTGAAGAAG